The genomic stretch CGCCTGACCGTGACTGACTGGCTGAACGTCACCCTCGGCGCGGATATCTTCGTCTCGCCACACACCCTCGGCGGGACCCGTGCTACCGCCGATCTGGACCCGGCTCTGGTTGACCGGCTGGCGGCCGTTGATGGTGTGACGCGGGTCAGCACCGTCCGCAACGTCACCGTCACCGCCCCGGATTACCCGGACCTGCCCCCGGCTAACCTCTCAGCGATCACTCATGACATCAGCCAGCGGCGCTTCGCCTGGAATCTGGCCCCGGATGGCGACTGGTGGCCGCTGCTGGTCGATGGCGGGGTCATCGTGACCGAACCGTTCGCCTACCGGCGTGGCATCACACCGGAGCGTAACACCATCACCCTGTTGACCGATCGCGGGCCGCAGACGTTCACCGTCATCGGCGTCTACTACGACTACACTACCGACCAGGGGACGATCACGATGTATGACGGGGTCTACCGGCGCTACTTCGACGACCCCTTTGTCTCGTCACTGGGTCTGGATGTCGCCCCCGGAGTCGACCCGCAGGCGGTGATCGATACCCTCCGCACGGAGACGCTGGCCGGGCAGAATCTGATCGTCCGCAGCAATAGGGGCCTGCGTGATAGCGCCCTGGAGGTCTTCGAGCGCACCTTCGCCATCACCACCGCCCTGCAACTGCTGGCGACGCTCGTCGCCTTCATCGGCATCCTGAGCGCGCTGATGTCCCTGCAACTGGAGCATGCCCGCGAATACGCCGTGATGCGCGCCAACGGCCTGACCCCGCGCCAGCTCTGGCAGCTCACGCTCACCCAGACCGGCCTGATGGGCGGAGTGGCGGGTCTGCTGGCCGCGCCGATCGGGCTGGCCCTGGCTATCGTCCTGATCGAGGTGATCAATGTCCGGTCCTTCGGGTGGAGCATGCAGATCGCCTTCGTACCGGGCGAATTCGCCGGGGCGTTTGCCGTGGCGCTGGCGGCGGCGCTGCTGGCTGGCGTCTATCCTGCCTGGCGGCTGAGCCGCCTGCCGGTAGCTGAGGGGCTGCGGATGGAGTAAGATCTCCCTCTTATCCTGCGCTTTTGCCCCCCCCTGAGGACAGCCCTATAATGATCCTCAGCGCAGCGCCGTTGGAGAGGTAAGTATGTTCACCAAAGGCAAGGAGTACCGGCGGCGTGATATCCACAAGCTTTACGGCGGTCAGGAACAGGGTGGCATCAGCACACCCGCAAGCCACAACATGGTCTTTCTGTTCCGCAGCCCGCGAGGACAGGAATCCGGCTACGTTGATGGGTGGACCGATCAAGGTACCTATTTCTACACCGGCGAAGGCCAGCGTGGCGATATGGAGTTCAAGCGGGGCAATGCTGCCATCCGCGATCATCTTGCCGCCGGCAAGGAGCTTCACCTTTTCGAGCAGAGTAGACCAGGGTACGTGATCTACGTCGGACAGATGGTGTACCAGGGTTATCACTACCAGCAAGGGCCAGATGCGCAGGGCTATATTCGCCAGATGATCGTCTTTGAGCTTAAGCCGGTCGGCTAAAGCCCCCTTGCCACGCCCCCACCCCGCCGCTACAATCCCCGTTATGAGCAACCCCGCTACCCTCCCGCCCATCGCCCTGCTGAGCGATTTCGGCACGCGCGACGCCTATGTCGGCACGATGAAGGGCGTCCTGCAGCGCGAATGCCCCGGCGTGCCCATGATCGACCTCACCCACGAGATCGCTCCGCAGAACGTACGCCAGGCAGCCTTCGTACTGTGGACATCTTACCGCTACTTCCCAGGGGGGACGGTCTTCCTGGTCGTAGTCGATCCTGGCGTAGGTGGGCGCCGTCGCGCTCTTGCCATCCAGGCCGGGGATTTCCGCTTTGTCGGGCCAGACAACGGCGTCTTCAGCGAGGTGCTGGCTGAATTGCGTGACTGGCAGGCAGTAGCCCTTAACGAAGTGCTGATTGCACCGGAAGGCCTCTCCGCCACCTTCCACGGACGCGACCTCTTCGCACCAGCCGCCGCCCGGCTGGCCTGCGGGCAGCCGCTGGCTACCCTGGGCCGTCCAGTCACTGACCTGATTACCCTGCCCATCCCGGCCCTGTCTGTCACGCCACACGCTTTTAGCGGGGAGATCATCTACATTGACCACTTTGGCAACGCCGTCACCAGCATCGGTACCTGTCGCTGGGGTGCTGACGGCCGTTTGACCCTGACACCGCGCTTGCAGCCGGATGCCGCTCCGATCACCTTTGACCCGACTCGCGTGACCCTAACAGTGGGCGGGCAGCGCTTCACCCGCATTGCCCGTACCTATACCGAAGTCAAACCAGGCAGTCCTGTTCCCCTGATTAACAGCGCCGGTCAGCTAGAGATTGCCGTCAACCAGGGCAATGCCCGCCAGGTGCTTGGCCTGGCCGTCGGTGACAGAGTAACCGTGCTACCCGGCCCATGATCCTGCGCCCCTTTGCCCAGGAGCACATCTATGGAACAATTCGTGATCGAAGGCGGATACCCCCTGCGCGGCGAGATCACAGCTAGCGGTAACAAAAACGCTGCGCTGAAAATGCTCCCCGCCTGTTTACTCACCGATGAGCCGGTCACCCTCCACAACGTACCGGATATCGCCGACGTCCGGATCACTGCCGAATTGCTGGAGCACCTGGGCGCGACCATCGAACGGCTGGACGCGCATACCTGGCGCGTTCACGCGCCCACGATCCGGACAACCGATCTCCCCCCGGAGAAGGCGCGCCTGATCCGCAGTAGTGTTGTACTGGCCGGGCCGTTGCTTGCCCGCGAGGGCCAGGCTACCCTGCCCGGCCCCGGCGGAGATGTAATCGGTCGCCGTCGCCTGGATACACACATCCTGGCCCTGGAGAAGCTCGGCGCACAGATTGACCACGAGGGCGGCACGTTCCACATGCGTACTAACGGCCTGCGGGGAGCGAACATCCTGCTGGACGAAGCCAGCGTCACCGCCACAGAAAACGCCATCATGGCGGCAGTATGTGCCAGTGGCACCACCATCCTGCGCAACGCTGCCTCGGAGCCGCATGTGCAGAACCTGTGTCATATGCTGAATGCCATGGGCGCCCAGATCGAAAACATCGGCTCCAACACACTGACCATCCACGGCGTCAAGCGCCTGCATGGCTGCGAAGCCCGTGTGGGAGCCGACTACCTGGAGGTGGGCAGCTTCATCGGCGCGGCGGCGATAACCGGTGGCGAGATCACCATCCGGGAAGCTGACCCGGAACATCTGGACATGATCGCCCTGGTCTTCGGCAGACTGGGCGTGGAATGGCAGGTGCGCGGGCGGGATATCTTCATCCCCGCCACCCAGGAATTGACTATCCGCAAAGACCTGGGCAACCGCATCCCGGAGATCAAGGCGCAGCCCTGGCCCGCCTTTCCTTCTGACCTGCTGAGCATCGCTCTGACCGTCGCCACGCAGGCTGCCGGTTCTGTGCTATTCCACGAATGGATGTATGACGGGCGCTTCTTCTTCACCGACAAGTTGATTAGCATGGGCGCACGGATCGTGCTCTGCGACCCCCATCGGGCGCTGGTGTACGGTCCTACGCCGCTGCACGCCGTGCCCAGCATCTCCAGCCCGGATATCCGCGCCGGGATGGCTCTGCTGCTGGCGGCGCTGGCCGCTCCCGGTCAGACAACCATCCAGAACATCCGCCAGATCGATCGCGGCTATGAGCGCGTTGAGGAAAAGCTGAGTGCGCTCGGCGCGCACATCACGCGCCTGAACGCCTGACCCACAAAAACAATGGGAGCGGCGTAACCCCGCTCCCATTCGCTGTCACATCTCATGCACCGGGCAGATGCTACCCCACGCCCAACAGGTCGTCATAGATCGCCAGGATTGCTTTGGCGCCCTCACCCATCGAGATCAGCACCTGGTCAGACTTAGCGGTGGTGACATCTCCGGCAGCATAGATTCCGCGCCGGCTGGTCCGGTTCATCTCATCGATCTTGACGAAACCACCCTCATCCAGTTCCACCAGGCCGGCGACCAGCTGCGAATTCGCCTGCAGCCCCTTTTCGACGAACACGGCTTCAACATGAATCTCGCGCACCTCATCGCCTTTGCGCACCACCACCGTATTCACAAAATCCTTACCCTTGACCTCCAGGACCTCATAGCTATCGAGGATGGTGATGTTGCCTTCCGCTGCCAGGTTCCTGGCCAGCTGAATGTCCAGGTTGCCATGGGTAGGCGCGACCAGCGTGACATGGCGGGCGATGCGCTGCAATTCCGCCGTCGCCCGCAACGCCTGAACGCCATCGCCCACAACCAGCACAACCCGATCGATAAACAACGGTGCATAGGTTGCCGTGCTATAGCACAGACCCTTCATTTCAAATTCAGCCTCGCCGGGCACATTGAGCATCTCCCCACGAGCGCCGGTTGCCAGCAGGACCGTCCTGGTCAGGTATTCCTTGCCATCACGGAGGATCACA from Anaerolineae bacterium encodes the following:
- a CDS encoding HNH endonuclease: MFTKGKEYRRRDIHKLYGGQEQGGISTPASHNMVFLFRSPRGQESGYVDGWTDQGTYFYTGEGQRGDMEFKRGNAAIRDHLAAGKELHLFEQSRPGYVIYVGQMVYQGYHYQQGPDAQGYIRQMIVFELKPVG
- a CDS encoding SAM-dependent chlorinase/fluorinase translates to MSNPATLPPIALLSDFGTRDAYVGTMKGVLQRECPGVPMIDLTHEIAPQNVRQAAFVLWTSYRYFPGGTVFLVVVDPGVGGRRRALAIQAGDFRFVGPDNGVFSEVLAELRDWQAVALNEVLIAPEGLSATFHGRDLFAPAAARLACGQPLATLGRPVTDLITLPIPALSVTPHAFSGEIIYIDHFGNAVTSIGTCRWGADGRLTLTPRLQPDAAPITFDPTRVTLTVGGQRFTRIARTYTEVKPGSPVPLINSAGQLEIAVNQGNARQVLGLAVGDRVTVLPGP
- the murA gene encoding UDP-N-acetylglucosamine 1-carboxyvinyltransferase, which encodes MEQFVIEGGYPLRGEITASGNKNAALKMLPACLLTDEPVTLHNVPDIADVRITAELLEHLGATIERLDAHTWRVHAPTIRTTDLPPEKARLIRSSVVLAGPLLAREGQATLPGPGGDVIGRRRLDTHILALEKLGAQIDHEGGTFHMRTNGLRGANILLDEASVTATENAIMAAVCASGTTILRNAASEPHVQNLCHMLNAMGAQIENIGSNTLTIHGVKRLHGCEARVGADYLEVGSFIGAAAITGGEITIREADPEHLDMIALVFGRLGVEWQVRGRDIFIPATQELTIRKDLGNRIPEIKAQPWPAFPSDLLSIALTVATQAAGSVLFHEWMYDGRFFFTDKLISMGARIVLCDPHRALVYGPTPLHAVPSISSPDIRAGMALLLAALAAPGQTTIQNIRQIDRGYERVEEKLSALGAHITRLNA
- a CDS encoding FAD-dependent oxidoreductase, with product MYDVIIIGGGPAGLAATAYAIRKRMDVLLISPGLGGRTNRKLLLPWVEDYDVLIGESMVNRFRSQIEYLDFLRVRTAVDRIEPRGENYAVILRDGKEYLTRTVLLATGARGEMLNVPGEAEFEMKGLCYSTATYAPLFIDRVVLVVGDGVQALRATAELQRIARHVTLVAPTHGNLDIQLARNLAAEGNITILDSYEVLEVKGKDFVNTVVVRKGDEVREIHVEAVFVEKGLQANSQLVAGLVELDEGGFVKIDEMNRTSRRGIYAAGDVTTAKSDQVLISMGEGAKAILAIYDDLLGVG